The following coding sequences are from one Candidatus Ozemobacteraceae bacterium window:
- a CDS encoding STAS domain-containing protein, whose translation MTTNFACRTRKDGAWLIITPVGYLNDQGGTVMNDVIGAIDLAGITTVLFDFGECTLANSQGIACLLDHCDRFAEEFQLKLVFCRLSPLLREAFSLVGLMEMVSTFGTEQEARSALGHG comes from the coding sequence ATGACCACCAACTTCGCCTGCCGGACCCGGAAAGATGGGGCCTGGCTCATCATCACCCCGGTCGGGTATCTGAACGACCAGGGCGGCACGGTCATGAACGACGTCATCGGGGCAATCGATCTCGCCGGCATCACGACCGTTTTGTTCGATTTCGGCGAATGCACCCTCGCGAACAGCCAGGGCATCGCATGTCTGCTCGACCACTGCGACCGGTTTGCGGAGGAGTTCCAGCTGAAGCTCGTCTTCTGCCGGCTTTCCCCTCTGCTCCGGGAGGCCTTCAGTCTCGTCGGTCTGATGGAGATGGTTTCGACCTTCGGCACCGAACAGGAGGCCCGTTCGGCTCTCGGTCATGGCTGA